One window from the genome of Podospora pseudocomata strain CBS 415.72m chromosome 6, whole genome shotgun sequence encodes:
- a CDS encoding hypothetical protein (EggNog:ENOG503PDRM) translates to MGPSLEDEERALIALYGPKEDWPHDSRGPEIAASVWVAFSFAAIFVALRFWTRIKIVRSLGAADWLVLASLLLAAGMSAVMTVEVGYGMGKHVYDVEPKENFLKMLKTWYFSLLFYCVSLGLSKISICVIYVTIFTYDWAKKCSWAMLIFVVVQNLWALGTTLTFCIPLQSVWDPRVKASYCHSESIWWVNTSLGVFTDFLIFLLPIPMIMPLKLPRRQKIAVTAVFAIGFFICIVSVIRLSIIVWLKSNPHVDYTYVNALSSHWTSLEIHISILVACAMTLKPLITRLFPNLLEPPSGESTGLPSGGGAGSNGGAQLTIGSRPLRNQPAPTRPGAGGDWLETVAEEGPTVRNNDNNNNNNNKENNAIEDVALRDIDVEAQSHQHHRPRQSNAASTKGERENKELGSDTHLARGSIVEELPEFLRPGSRPYAKGDAASVSTQASLLGPEVTARSIG, encoded by the exons ATGGGCCCCAGTCTAGAAGATGAAGAGCGTGCACTCATTGCCCTGTACGGGCCCAAGGAAGATTGGCCGCATGATTCCAGAGGGCCTGAGATAGCGGCTTCGGTCTGGGTCGCTTTTAGCTTCGCCGCCATATTTGTCGCCTTGAGATTCTGGACTCGCATCAAGATTGTCCGGAGTCTTGGTGCCGCAGATTGGCTGGTCCTTGCATCACTT CTCTTAGCTGCAGGCATGTCGGCCGTGATGACAGTGGAAGTTGGCTATGGAATGGGGAAACACGTATATGATGTTGAGCCGAAAGAAAACTTTCTCAAGATGCTCAAG ACATGGTATTTTTCCCTGTTGTTCTACTGCGTCTCCTTGGGACTCAGTAAGATTTCGATTTGCGTGATATACGTGACCATCTTCACGTATGACTGGGCGAAGAAATGTTCGTGGGCGATGCTCATCTTCGTTGTTGTGCAAAATCTGTGGGCACTCGGCACCACGCTCACCTTTTGCATTCCACTCCAGTCTGTGTGGGATCCCAGAGTCAAGGCCAGCTACTGTCATTCCGAGTCTATTTGGTGGGTTAACACCAG TTTGGGCGTCTTTACAGACTTTCTGATCTTTCTCCTCCCGATCCCGATGATCATGCCACTGAaacttcctcgacgacaaaAAATCGCCGTCACCGCCGTCTTTGCGATTGGCTTTTT CATCTGCATCGTCTCCGTCATCCGCCTCAGCATCATCGTTTGGTTGAAAAGCAACCCGCACGTAGATTACACCTACGTCAACGCCTTGTCGAGCCACTGGACGTCACTCGAGATTCACATATCCATCCTTGTCGCCTGCGCCATGACACTCAAACCTCTCATCACGCGCCTCTTTCCCAATTTACTCGAGCCTCCATCAGGGGAGAGCACAGGACTGCCGAGCGGTGGGGGGGCAGGCAGCAACGGAGGAGCACAGCTGACGATCGGGTCGAGGCCATTGCGGAATCAGCCGGCGCCGACACGGCCTGGGGCCGGCGGGGACTGGTTGGAGACTGTCGCCGAGGAGGGGCCGACGGTGAGAAACAAcgataacaacaacaacaacaacaacaaagaaaATAATGCAATAGAGGACGTTGCCCTCAGGGATATCGATGTCGAGGCGCAGTCACATCAGCACCATCGGCCGAGGCAATCGAACGCCGCCTCCACgaagggggagagagagaacaagGAGCTGGGATCCGACACTCATTTGGCACGAGGCAGTATTGTGGAGGAACTGCCCGAATTTTTGAGACCGGGGAGCAGGCCGTATGCGAAGGGGGATGCGGCGTCGGTTAGTACGCAGGCTTCTTTATTGGGTCCGGAGGTTACGGCGAGGTCGATTGGATAA
- a CDS encoding hypothetical protein (COG:S; EggNog:ENOG503NX9U) translates to MNCLSILEGIRMSETEQNRSLIFVAHSFGGSWLNKALVQARASRDFGHVAEHAQTIIFLGTPHRGTSFGLWGWLAAKGLQPLGSNPSILADLEYDSFSLHDLHKDFMAVAPDDLRVFNFFEKRPTCILRLWFVRLERFCVHEQSATYEGRNVRNIGLSVDHYGLNKFASKNESYQSILSKLTESIRASARPVKHHYAVPLGRVDTYTERVGLSAELEQKLHIRHKKASVPYAVSLYGLGGVGKSQLALDYAEKHKHDYNPILWIDATDEETVRSSFKICAAELGLTVEGGENQGSIITDAGVRAVLRWLCDRSEADDEWLLIVDNADDVSWGIQKVMPRGNRGRVIITSRDEQSTKLVGGTCESVRVGDMSPPEGRALLLRHLQLDEELAPGDIKDDCDRVVKKLEFLALAIDIAGAYIGSHSPCDKALQRYLADYERHRDELLQMDFFRGLLATEKTVWTVWDTTLEKIAMENKGLLPDVLLTFLAHFKGGIIQDEMFRLASLGMEKVKANMGEEESEGMPFELQQFLPLAGDKWDDFRYQQGCRLLLRYSLLQRVDGGWAGVTMHGLVRWRAMLSHRSRPWRQWYMVFVLAACYQNIEEEQPEFRRHLVGHLPDIHGDDGQEREYFLRYPSFIGETIGRIYYDEGRWEEAEKLQVQVMETRKTKLGADHPDTLTSMINLASTYRNQGRWEEAEKLEVQVMETSKMKLGVDHPSTLTSIGNLASTYMNQGRWEEAEKLEVQVMETRKTKLGADHPDTLTGMANLALTFWSQGRWEEAEKLQLQVMETSKIKLGADHPDTLRSMANLASTFSNQGRLEEAEKLEVQVMETSKIKLGADHPSTLTSMANLASTYRNQGRWEEAEKLEVQVMETRKTKLGADHPDTLMSIGNLASTYRNQGRWKEAEKLQLQVMETSKIKLGADHPDSLTGMANLALTFWSQGRWEEAEKLQVQVMETSKMKLGVDHPSTLTSMANLASTFWSQGRWEEAEKLQVQVMETNKMKLGVDHPSTLTSMANLASTYRNQGRWEEAEKLEMQVMETRKTKLGADHPDTLRSMANLALTFWNQGRWEEAEKLQLQVMETSKIKLGADHPSTLTSMANLASTYRNQGRWEEAEKLEVQVMETSKIKLGADHLDTLTAQQRVLGDEHPYTLMSLAIVAKWSS, encoded by the exons ATGAACTGCTTGAGCATATTGGAGGGGATCCGGATGTCCGAGACG GAGCAAAACCGGAGCTTGATCTTTGTAGCACATAGTTTTGGGGGCTCGTGGTTAAAC AAGGCACTTGTTCAAGCCCGAGCGAGTCGAGACTTTGGCCACGTCGCGGAGCATGCTCAAACAATTATCTTCCTGGGTACGCCGCATCGCGGGACCAGTTTCGGCCTATGGGGTTGGCTTGCGGCAAAGGGCCTCCAGCCTCTCGGGTCGAACCCGTCAATCCTGGCCGATTTGGAGTATGATTCATTTTCGCTACACGACTTGCATAAGGATTTTATGGCGGTGGCTCCAGACGATTTGCGTGTGTTTAACTTCTTTGAGAAGCGGCCGACATGTATTCTTCGGCTATGGTTCGTTCGGCTAGAGCGATTT TGTGTCCATGAGCAATCCGCCACATATGAGGGTCGAAATGTTCGAAACATTGGGCTATCGGTCGATCACTATGGGCTCAACAAATTTGCGTCGAAGAACGAAAGCTATCAGTCAATACTTTCGAAACTTACCGAATCAATCAGAGCCTCCGCTCGGCCAGTGAAGCATCACTACGCTGTACCGCTCGGGAGGGTAGATACCTATACGGAGCGGGTCGGACTGTCGGCAGAACTCGAGCAGAAGTTGCATATAAGGCATAAGAAAGCAAGCGTTCCATATGCAGTCTCTCTTTACGGATTGGGCGGTGTTGGTAAGTCGCAGCTAGCGCTGGACTACGCCGAGAAGCACAAACATGATTACAACCCGATTCTCTGGATAGACGCGACGGACGAGGAGACAGTACGATCTAGCTTTAAGATATGTGCTGCGGAGCTGGGACTCACAGTAGAGGGCGGCGAAAACCAAGGATCGATTATTACGGATGCAGGGGTCCGGGCAGTACTTAGATGGCTTTGCGACCGAAGTGAGGCGGATGACGAATGGCTTTTGATTGTGGATAATGCCGACGACGTTAGCTGGGGGATCCAGAAGGTCATGCCGAGGGGAAACCGAGGAAGGGTTATTATTACCAGCCGAGACGAGCAAAGTACCAAGTTAGTCGGCGGGACCTGCGAATCGGTCCGTGTTGGCGACATGTCGCCACCGGAAGGGAGGGCGCTTCTCCTCCGACATCTGCAACTCGACGAAGAGCTGGCCCCTGGGGACATCAAAGACGACTGTGATAGGGTGGTGAAAAAGCTGGAATTCTTAGCACTTGCCATTGATATTGCTGGCGCCTATATCGGTAGCCATTCTCCTTGTGACAAGGCTTTGCAGCGATACCTCGCGGACTATGAGAGGCACCGCGACGAGCTCCTCCAGATGGACTTTTTTAGAGGGTTATTGGCGACGGAGAAGACGGTGTGGACAGTATGGGACACCACGCTCGAGAAAATCGCGATGGAAAATAAAGGCCTGCTACCTGATGTATTGCTGACGTTTCTTGCACATTTTAAGGGCGGTATTATCCAGGATGAGATGTTTCGTCTGGCCAGTCTTGGCATGGAAAAAGTCAAGGCTAATatgggggaagaggagagcgAAGGGATGCCCTTTGAACTCCAGCAATTCCTTCCACTCGCTGGAGACAAATGGGATGATTTTCGATATCAGCAGGGCTGCCGTCTACTGCTCCGTTACAGCTTGTTGCAGCGAGTCGACGGGGGGTGGGCTGGCGTGACAATGCATGGCCTGGTTCGGTGGCGGGCAATGCTAAGCCACCGAAGCAGGCCATGGCGGCAGTGGTATATGGTATTTGTTTTAGCAGCGTGTTATCAGAACATCGAGGAGGAACAGCCTGAGTTCCGTCGACATCTAGTTGGACACTTGCCAGATATTcatggggatgatggccaGGAACGGGAGTATTTTTTGAGATATCCAAGTTTCATCGGGGAGACGATAGGAAGAATATATTACGACGaaggccggtgggaggaggccgagaagctgcaggtgcaggtgatggagactcggaagaccaagcttggggccgatcacccagatacgcta acgagcatgatcaacctagcgtcgacatacaggaaccagggccggtgggaggaggccgagaagctggaggtgcaggtgatggagacgagtaaAATGAAGCTTGGGgtcgatcacccttctacgctaaCGAGCATAGgcaacctagcgtcgacatacatgaaccagggccggtgggaggaggccgagaagctggaggtgcaggtgatggagactcggaagacTAAGCTTGgagccgatcacccagatacgctgacgggcatggccaacctagcgttgacattttggagccagggccggtgggaggaggccgagaagctacagctgcaggtgatggagacgagtaaAATaaagcttggggccgatcacccagatacactgaggagcatggccaacctagcgtcgacattttcgaaccagggccggttggaggaggccgagaagctggaggtgcaggtgatggagacgagtaaAATtaagcttggggccgatcacccttctacgctgacgagcatggccaacctagcgtcgacatacaggaaccagggccggtgggaggaggccgagaagctggaggtgcaggtgatggagactcggaagacTAAGCTTGgagccgatcacccagatacgctaaTGAGCATAGgcaacctagcgtcgacatacaggaaccagggccggtggaaggaggccgagaagctacagctgcaggtgatggagaccaGTAAAATaaagcttggggccgatcacccagattCGCTGACgggcatggccaacctagcgttgacattttggagccagggccggtgggaggaggccgagaagctgcaggtgcaggtgatggagacgagtaaAATGAAGCTTGGGgtcgatcacccttctacgctaacgagcatggccaacctagcgtcgacattttggagccagggccggtgggaggaggccgagaagctgcaggtgcaggtgatggagacgaatAAAATGAAGCTTGGGgtcgatcacccttctacactgacgagcatggccaacctagcgtcgacatacaggaaccagggccggtgggaggaggccgagaagctggagatgcaggtgatggagactcggaagacTAAGCTTGgagccgatcacccagatacgctgaggagcatggccaacctagcgttgacattttggaaccagggccggtgggaggaggccgagaagctacagctgcaggtgatggagaccaGTAAAATaaagcttggggccgatcacccttctacgctgacgagcatggccaacctagcgtcgacatacaggaaccagggccggtgggaggaggccgagaagctggaggtgcaggtgatggagaccaGTAAAATtaagcttggggccgatcacctAGATACGCTGACgg CTCAGCAGCGAGTGCTTGGCGACGAGCATCCATACACACTAATGTCTCTGGCCATCGTAGCTAAATGGAGTAGTTAG
- the SNZ1 gene encoding Pyridoxal 5'-phosphate synthase subunit snz1 (COG:H; EggNog:ENOG503NVDT; BUSCO:EOG09263MIB), with protein MATNLTNGISSISDDFTVKAGLAQMLKGGVIMDVTNVEQARIAEEAGAVAVMALERIPSDIRKVGGVARMSNPEMIKEIQAAVTIPVMAKARIGHIVECQILEALGIDYVDESEVLTPADDQYHVQKTDFKVPFVCGCRNLGEALRRIKEGAAFIRTKGEAGTGDVVEAVKHIRTVNAEIAKAKAALASEGELGIAKLAREIGADPILLKQTAELGRLPVVNFAAGGVATPADAALMMQLGCDGVFVGSGIFKDALDAEHATKRARAIVKAVANWTDKKVLIEASIEHGTAMKGISNAGLKEDEKLAGRGW; from the coding sequence ATggccaccaacctcaccaacggcatctcctccatcagcgATGACTTCACCGTCAAAGCTGGCCTCGCCCAGATGCTCAAGGGCGGCGTCATCATGGACGTCACCAACGTCGAGCAAGCCCGCAtcgccgaggaggccggcgccgtcgccgtcatggccctcgagcgcATCCCCTCCGACATCCGCAAGGTCGGCGGTGTCGCCCGCATGTCCAACCCggagatgatcaaggagATCCAGGCCGCCGTCACCATCCCCGTCATGGCCAAGGCCCGCATCGGCCACATTGTTGAGTGCCAGATCCTTGAGGCCCTCGGAATCGACTACGTCGACGAGAGCGAGGTCCTCACCCCTGCTGATGACCAGTACCACGTTCAAAAGACCGACTTCAAGGTTCCCTTTGTGTGCGGGTGCAGAAACTTGGGCGAGGCGCTGAGGAGAATCAAGGAGGGCGCGGCGTTCATCCGCACCAAGGGCGAGGCTGGCAccggtgatgttgtcgaggcTGTGAAGCACATCCGGACGGTGAACGCTGAGATCGCCAAGGCGAAGGCTGCTCTTGCTTCCGAAGGGGAGTTGGGTATCGCCaagttggcgagggagattgGTGCTGATCCTATTCTGCTGAAGCAGACTGCTGAGTTGGGCAGACTGCCGGTTGTCAACTTTGccgctggtggtgtggctACCCCGGCTGATGCTGCACTCATGATGCAGCTTGGCTGCGATGGTGTGTTTGTTGGCAGTGGTATTTTCAAGGATGCGCTGGATGCTGAGCATGCTACCAAGCGCGCAAGGGCTATCGTCAAGGCTGTTGCCAACTGGACGGACAAGAAGGTGCTCATCGAGGCCAGCATTGAGCACGGGACTGCCATGAAGGGTATTAGCAACGCTGGGctcaaggaggatgagaagctTGCTGGCAGAGGTTGGTAA
- the SNO1 gene encoding Senecionine N-oxygenase (EggNog:ENOG503NZ52; COG:H; MEROPS:MER0066916), which produces MPPSTITVGVLALQGGVVEHIALLNRASGSYPSVTFHFLEVRTPEQLSLCDALIIPGGESTTMAIVARRLGLLEPLREFVKINNKPVWGTCAGLVMLAEEASATKQGGQELIGGLDVRVLRNKFGTQVQSFVADLNLDFLGEGEGPFRGVFIRAPVVEEVIDGDGRVKVLGTVKKPGEEEDIVAVRQGNVFGTSFHPELTGDVRVHAWWLGNVVEALGQGGEGKGLVMGKGKGDAGKVY; this is translated from the coding sequence atgccaccatcaaccatcaccgTCGGCGTCCTAGCCCTCCAAGGCGGCGTAGTAGAGCacatcgccctcctcaaccgcGCCTCGGGAAGCTACCCATCCGTAACCTTCCACTTCCTCGAAGTCCGCACACCCGAGCAACTCTCCCTCTGCgacgccctcatcatccccggAGGCGAATCCACAACCATGGCCATCGTcgcccgccgcctcggcctcttGGAGCCACTAAGGGAGTTTGTCAaaatcaacaacaagcccgTCTGGGGGACTTGCGCCGGACTTGTAATGCTAGCGGAGGAGGCCTCTGCCACGAAGCAAGGCGGGCAGGAACTCATTGGTGGCTTGGACGTGAGAGTGCTGAGGAACAAATTCGGGACGCAGGTGCAGTCGTTTGTGGCGGATTTGAACTTGGAtttcttgggggagggggaagggcCGTTTAGGGGGGTTTTTATCagggcgccggtggtggaggaggtgattgatggggatgggagggtcAAGGTTTTGGGGACGGTGAAGAagcctggggaggaggaggatattgTTGCTGTGAGGCAGGGGAATGTTTTTGGGACGAGTTTTCACCCCGAGTTGACGGGGGATGTGAGGGTGCAtgcttggtggttggggaatGTGGTTGAGGCTTTGGGacagggaggggagggtaAGGGGTTGGTaatgggaaaggggaagggtgaTGCTGGGAAGGTTTATTGA
- a CDS encoding hypothetical protein (COG:O; EggNog:ENOG503NX8Z) encodes MHAFDETFMLLRQQRVVICRSCHHAVLPGSVRTDVNTQHRCLPNPERRQIVERALELEKESVLSSDINSIRFPGREDAAVPDLPVWTDGRQDVFIDRLRRRPVRVYSARPARYSGYLKSRRHVRVSPPAQTGGRWRFER; translated from the coding sequence ATGCATGCGTTTGACGAAACGTTCATGTTGTTACGCCAGCAGCGGGTTGTCATTTGCAGGTCGTGCCACCACGCCGTATTGCCCGGTTCGGTTCGGACAGACGTTAACACACAACACCGTTGTTTGCCAAACCCGGAGCGGCGGCAAATCGTCGAACGggcgttggagttggagaaaGAAAGCGTTTTATCATCAGATATCAACAGCATCCGGTTTCCTGGCCGAGAAGATGCCGCTGTTCCGGATTTGCCAGTTTGGACGGACGGCCGGCAAGATGTGTTTATTGACCGGCTCCGACGGCGGCCCGTGCGGGTATATTCGGCGAGACCGGCGCGTTACAGCGGTTATTTGAAGTCGCGCCGGCACGTACGGGTGAGCCCGCCGGCGCAGACGGGGGGCAGGTGGCGATTCGAACGATAA
- a CDS encoding hypothetical protein (EggNog:ENOG503NYD2; COG:K) — MSATPFDEDDDPIMAEYNLFVKPPLPENRKLVLLQFFNKTATDPSTLRIPHIIGMRHKPESGFYEVDLPMDINTAYDRNKGVEMGTALTKSLEAKKGGTHGLAGGFSSVGPAATAASRGRRMAPGEEEPPRMNFEEAARKNMVLKTQTLSGHRIANENVPHSYVGVFKGNNIHLTPFSDTVNLRPFQPHLDAVTEQERLNRPNPNAPQDAAPGARAPGRAIQMSLKSAMDGVATDTMADRTHKVQLENWQHLDYMPDDTNGAWQAYRENLLLVPEQDLEGVNKEGTKEDAKGKTKEVADERDKICAMPDLVDKVAHLRTDWDEEKYIKIITEKW, encoded by the exons ATGTCCGCCACACCCTtcgacgaagatgacgaccCCATCATGGCCGAGTACAACCTCTTTGTCAAGCCCCCCCTTCCCGAAAACCGCaagctcgtcctcctccagttcttcaacaagactgccaccgacccctccaccctccgcATCCCCCACATCATCGGAATGCGCCACAAGCCCGAGTCCGGTTTCTACGAGGTAGACCTCCCAATGGACATCAACACGGCCTACGATCGCAACAAAGGCGTAGAGATGGGCACCGCCCTCACCAAGTCTCTCGAGGCGAAAAAGGGCGGAACGCATGGTTTGGCGGGTGGATTCAGCTCCGTAGGTCCCGCCgcgacagcagcaagcagaGGTCGGAGGATGGCccctggtgaggaggaaccGCCACGGATGAACTTCGAGGAGGCCGCGAGGAAGAACATGGTGCTCAAGACGCAGACGCTGAGCGGGCATCGCATTGCCAACGAAAACGTACCTCACAGTTATGTTGGTGTCTTCAAGGGCA atAACATCCACCTAACCCCCTTCAGCGACACCGTCAACCTCCGCCCCTTCCAACCGCACCTTGATGCCGTCACCGAGCAAGAACGCCTCAACCGTCCCAACCCAAACGCACCCCAAGATGCCGCCCCCGGCGCCCGCGCCCCAGGCCGCGCAATCCAAATGTCTCTCAAGTCAGCCATGGACGGCGTGGCGACTGACACTATGGCTGACCGGACGCACAAGGTCCAGCTGGAAAATTGGCAGCACTTGGATTACATGCCCGACGACACGAACGGTGCCTGGCAGGCCTACAGGGAGAACCTCTTGTTGGTTCCAGAACAGGATTTGGAAGGGGTCAACAAGGAGGGGACGAAGGAGGATGCAAAGGGCAAGACGAAGGAGGTGGCTGATGAGAGGGATAAGATCTGTGCCATGCCCGATCTTGTCGACAAGGTTGCGCATTTGAGGACAGAttgggatgaggagaagtATATCAAGATTATAACGGAAAAGTGGTAA
- a CDS encoding hypothetical protein (EggNog:ENOG503NWEC; COG:F), producing the protein MSTAPTSKEYKTFLDVVNARDNCVFPILQWGLQVHIDSIDRFYHLVIPPADQTVRLVIPSVVSAFRGRKLDEPSRPRTLALVDGTDAASRAAIVEKTLHKFCDEKMLAILSRWRNELKPIYGSSGELPFKIDRAAAPLLGVVSYGIHRTAFTRSDDGHIKLWVQKRSQSTAFYPGHLDNTVASSTMPDGQLPLEVAILEAGEEATLPEDLVRSRTKSCGTVTYMHLHNALAIGEVGLVQPQVEYLFELELPGGAEPKPCDHKEEWIKLFDAEELIESILQGNHALLSKLRSYVNHLDIQVTSNRVTLWLL; encoded by the exons ATGTCAACCGCTCCCACTTCGAAAGAGTACAAAACATTTTTGGACGTTGTCAATGCCCGTGACAACTGCGT TTTCCCCATCCTGCAGTGGGGTCTCCAGGTGCATATCGATTCCATCGATAGGTTTTACCATCTTGTCATTCCGCCGGCTGATCAAACTGTTAGGCTTGTCATCCCCTCGGTTGTCTCTGCCTTTCGTGGTCGGAAGCTCGACGAGCCCAGCAGGCCAAGGACCTTAGCGCTTGTCGATGGCACCGACGCCGCGTCGAGGGCAGCCATTGTCGAGAAAACTCTGCACAAATTCTGCGACGAGAAGATGCTTGCCATTCTGTCACGCTGGCGCAACGAGTTGAAGCCCATCTATGGATCCAGTGGCGAGCTTCCCTTCAAGATCGATCGTGCTGCCGCACCCCTTCTCGGTGTCGTCTCGTATGGGATTCACCGGACAGCCTTCACTCGCAGTGACGACGGTCATATCAAGCTGTGGGTGCAGAAACGCTCACAGTCCACTGCATTCTATCCCGGCCACCTCGACAATACTGTAGCTAGCTCGACTATGCCCGATGGCCAACTGCCTCTAGAAGTGGCGATCCTTGAAGCGGGAGAGGAAGCGACCCTTCCTGAAGATCTTGTGCGCTCTAGAACCAAGTCATGCGGAACTGTGACGTATATGCATCTGCACAATGCCCTTGCTATCGGCGAGGTCGGTCTTGTTCAGCCACAGGTTGAGTACTTGTTTGAGCTCGAACTGCCGGGTGGGGCTGAACCTAAGCCATGCGATCACAAGGAGGAGTGGATCAAACTTTTTGATGCGGAAGAACTCATAGAGAGCATCTTACAAGGCAATCATGCGTTGCTCTCGAAGCTAAGATCATATGTCAATCATCTGGACATCCAGGTCACGTCAAACCGGGTTACGCTATGGTTGCTCTAA
- a CDS encoding hypothetical protein (EggNog:ENOG503P2CP), whose product MKACNMHSPADLWFGDIPLTKTPLDMSAAQLNRQKYQMPSYSHIPFPPSSAPNRDRLSPYDEVTVQNAQSEPDNKAGPITHVPGEPAVRLLPDQVRIHISSHLDTPLLDELYEHLWLIAKKCGRNIDPLHTQKVKGRSIVPTEDPRLHLTWHRDRIYVKPVPVFLLNYQFWTTYLQTSTQDSSCGMPKELGFDSSIATGFLRSYALLVPHRLDFELAKEAHLIPGDVENWLQWSKFISHFHHLSDENVARRYHYGQLRLSWLNWAVRVFRPQHARTWWFYEVPHWSITAFVARATVPLLFLFAGISLALSSMQVALSVPTDDPWFHGLGESKLQSIGRAFWVFSIAVILGWAAIGALLLGIPTAILVWQVSWGFMREKRRRARTSGG is encoded by the coding sequence ATGAAGGCCTGCAATATGCACAGCCCCGCGGATCTGTGGTTTGGTGATATTCCCCTCACAAAGACGCCCTTGGACATGTCCGCCGCTCAGCTTAACCGTCAAAAATACCAAATGCCTAGTTATTCCCATATTCCTttccctccatcctccgctcCGAACAGAGATCGTCTCAGCCCTTACGATGAAGTGACTGTTCAGAATGCGCAATCCGAGCCAGATAATAAGGCGGGGCCTATAACGCATGTTCCAGGAGAGCCCGCTGTCAGACTACTCCCCGACCAAGTCCGCATTCATATCTCGAGTCACCTGGATACTCCGCTCCTCGATGAGCTTTACGAACATCTCTGGCTTATTGCGAAGAAGTGCGGTCGAAACATCGACCCGCTCCATACACAAAAGGTCAAAGGTCGAAGCATTGTCCCTACCGAGGATCCTAGGCTCCATCTCACCTGGCACCGGGACAGGATCTATGTAAAGCCTGTTCCAGTATTCCTTCTCAACTATCAATTTTGGACAACCTATCTACAGACCTCGACGCAGGACTCATCTTGTGGGATGCCCAAAGAGCTGGGCTTCGACAGCTCGATTGCGACTGGATTCTTGCGGTCATATGCTTTGCTGGTGCCGCACCGCCTGGATTTCGAATTAGCGAAAGAGGCCCACCTTATCCCTGGCGACGTGGAGAACTGGCTTCAATGGTCGAAATTCATCAGCCATTTCCATCACCTCTCTGATGAGAACGTTGCGAGGCGATATCACTACGGACAGCTGCGCCTCTCGTGGCTGAACTGGGCCGTCCGCGTGTTCCGCCCACAGCACGCGCGAACTTGGTGGTTCTACGAGGTCCCGCATTGGTCTATCACCGCTTTTGTGGCGAGAGCGACCGTACCTCTACTGTTCTTGTTTGCCGGTATATCCCTCGCTCTGTCATCAATGCAAGTTGCACTCTCGGTGCCGACAGACGACCCGTGGTTTCATGGACTAGGAGAGTCTAAACTACAAAGTATCGGCCGGGCGTTCTGGGTGTTCTCTATTGCTGTAATACTGGGTTGGGCAGCTATAGGGGCCCTCTTACTCGGCATTCCAACTGCTATCCTGGTGTGGCAAGTTTCATGGGGGTTtatgagagagaagagacgACGGGCGCGCACTTCTGGGGGGTAA